Proteins from one Aquarana catesbeiana isolate 2022-GZ unplaced genomic scaffold, ASM4218655v1 unanchor226, whole genome shotgun sequence genomic window:
- the LOC141121587 gene encoding uncharacterized protein — translation MSGTDRKFRVRGDSGESREETLLEVALEESGDVGDYIILGKEELKEEDDEHGVMKDISEGHKALYKDVIMEPSRNRNPRKRCPRPLYSRDSTQEDHTIPHNYKGESPIAIKVNVQAEEEERYVRDDQQSMEEDGIMRTIIEEDTPTEISTVDGREMRKTSEDCLTLSPDCEVEDEDITQYSPGENPTTSNVHPAPHSVDGPSYSSYPKEPQTVRDGAVLPTDKRFSCTECGKFFQVKSNLNMHKRSHTGEKPYCCAECGKCFSKKSHLTTHQRLHTGEKPFSCPWCSKCFVQKSELVIHQRSHTGEKPFSCPECGKCYSRKSHLCRHQRLHTHNYQGGNLRNYNIVVKDKDEYGAMKQLSDGPKNIIKEPSGSRNPPERCSRPRYSRDSTQEDHTIPHHHQSGDLQDYNIVVKEEYKEEDEAYGVMGEFSEGHKDMMKSPNTRNPPESATRPLYSPDSTQEDHTIPHHYKGEDLIDIKVESNTEEEETYVRDDQQSMEEDGITGTFIEEDTSTEISTVHGRKMKKTSDYSPGENPATSNVHPAPHSVDGPSYSSYPEEPQTVRGGAVLPTDERFFCTECGKCFPSKSKLNVHEISHTDDKPYNCLECGKCFSKKSHFFIHRRSHTGKTPFSCPWCGKCFVKNSELVTHQRSHTGEKPFPCPHCGKCFSQKSTLYTHQRLHTGEKPYSCLECGKSFVQKLQLDTHQMSHTGEKPYSCPDCGKCFSRNSHLYRHQRLHTGEKPFSCPECGKCFSRNSHLSRHQRSHMREKTHSCSE, via the exons AGTGGAGACGTTGGGGATTATATTATTCTTGGTAAAGAAGAGTtgaaagaggaggatgatgagcaTGGTGTGATGAAGGATATTTCTGAAGGACACAAGgctctctacaaggacgtcataaTGGAGCCATCAAGAAACAGAAACCCACGaaagagatgtccccgtcctctgtattcccgggattccacacaggaagatcacaccatccctcacaattacaag GGTGAAAGTCCGATAGCTATAAAAGTTAATGtacaagcagaagaagaagagaggtatgtgagggatgatcagcagtctatggaggaggatggaataatgaGGACaattatagaggaggacactcctacagagatcagcacag tagatggacgggagatgaggaaaacctcagaggattgtctcactttgtctccggACTgtgaagtagaagatgaggacatcacacagtatagtccaggagaaaacccgactacctcaaatgtccatccggcaccacacagtgtagatggtccatcgtattcctcttatcctaaggaacctcagactgtgagggacggtgccgtccttccaacagataagaggttttcctgtactgagtgcgggaagtttTTCCAAGTTAAATCTAATCTTAAcatgcataaaagatctcacacaggggagaagccatattgctgtgctgaatgcgggaaatgtttttcaaagaagtcccATCTtaccacacatcagagattgcacacaggggagaagccattttcctgtccttGGTGCAGCAAATGTTTTGTACAGAAATCAGAACTtgttatacatcagagatctcacacgggggagaagccgttttcctgtcctgagtgcgggaaatgttattcgAGGAAATCACATCTttgcagacatcagagattgcacactcACAATTATCAG GGTGGAAACCTCAGgaattataatattgttgttaaagacaAGGATGAGTATGGAGCGATGAAGCAGCTTTCTGATGGACCCAAGAACATCATTAAAGAGCCATCAGGTagcagaaacccaccagagagatgttcccGTCCTCgctattcccgggattccacacaggaagatcacaccatccctcaccatcatcag AGTGGAGACCTGCAGGATTATAATATTGTTGTCAAAGAAGAGTACAAAGAGGAGGATGAGGCATATGGAGTGATgggggagttttcagaaggacacaaggatatgatgaagtctcctaataccaggaacccaccagagagtgctacccgtcctctgtattccccggattccacacaggaagatcacaccatccctcaccattacaag ggtgaagatctgatagatataaaagttgagagcaacacagaagaagaagagacgtatgtgagggatgatcagcagtctatggaggaggatggaataacggggacatttatagaggaggacacttctacagagatcagcacag tacATGGACGGAAGATGAAGAAAACTTCAGattatagtccaggagaaaacccggctacctcaaatgtccatccggcaccacacagtgtagatggaccatcgtattcctcttatcctgaggaacctcagactgtgaggggcggtgccgtccttccaacagatgagAGGTTTTtttgtactgagtgcgggaagtgtttcccctCTAAATCCAAACTTAATGTGCATGAAATATCTCACACAGATGACAAGCCATATAATTGTctagagtgcggaaaatgtttttcaaagaagtcccATTTTTTCATACATCGGAGATCTCACACAGGGAAAACACCATTTTCCTGTCCttggtgcgggaaatgttttgtaaagAACTCAgaacttgtcacacatcagagatctcacacaggggagaagccatttcCTTGTCCTcattgtgggaaatgtttttcacagaagtccacgctttacacacatcagagattacacacaggtgagaagccgtattcgtgtcttgagtgtgggaaaagttttgtACAAAAATTACAACTTGACACGCATCAAatgtctcacacgggggaaaagccgtattcctgtcctgattgcgggaaatgtttttcaagaaactcacatctttacagacatcaaagattgcacacgggggagaagccattttcctgtcctgagtgcgggaaatgtttttcaaggaactcgcatctttccagacatcagagatctcatatgAGGGAGAAGACGCATTCCTgttctgagtga